A region of Halalkaliarchaeum desulfuricum DNA encodes the following proteins:
- a CDS encoding YbjQ family protein gives MQLSNTDSIAGSEVAETLGVVRGNTVRARNVGRDFTQSLRNIAGGEMKGYTELLTDAREEALSRMQQEAEELGADAVVNVRFTTSGIADTGAEILAYGTAVRLE, from the coding sequence ATGCAGCTCTCCAACACCGATTCGATCGCGGGCAGCGAGGTCGCGGAAACACTCGGCGTCGTTCGGGGCAACACCGTCCGCGCCCGGAACGTCGGCCGCGACTTCACGCAGAGCCTCCGCAACATCGCCGGGGGCGAGATGAAAGGCTACACCGAACTGCTCACGGACGCCCGCGAGGAGGCGCTCTCGCGGATGCAACAGGAGGCCGAGGAGCTCGGCGCCGACGCGGTCGTCAACGTCCGGTTCACGACCTCCGGCATCGCCGACACCGGGGCGGAGATCCTCGCATACGGGACCGCCGTGCGGCTGGAGTGA
- the mce gene encoding methylmalonyl-CoA epimerase: MDVGNTEFDHAGIATREADELETLFGDLLGAPVAHRERFDGMDVIFLDLGNGYLELLEPHEGGTIDRYLERHGPGIHHLAFATGDIAAALDTARELGIDLVDEEPRPGAWGHEVAFLHPGSTGGVLVEFAEHG, encoded by the coding sequence ATGGACGTTGGAAACACCGAGTTCGATCACGCCGGGATTGCAACGCGCGAGGCCGACGAACTCGAGACGCTTTTCGGGGACCTGCTGGGGGCACCCGTCGCCCACCGGGAACGGTTCGACGGCATGGACGTGATCTTTCTGGATCTGGGGAACGGCTACCTCGAACTGCTGGAGCCCCACGAGGGTGGAACCATCGACCGATACCTCGAACGGCACGGGCCGGGGATCCACCACCTCGCGTTCGCGACCGGTGACATCGCAGCCGCGCTCGATACCGCCCGCGAGCTGGGAATCGACCTCGTCGACGAGGAGCCGCGTCCCGGCGCGTGGGGTCACGAGGTCGCCTTCCTGCATCCCGGCTCGACGGGCGGCGTTCTCGTCGAGTTCGCGGAACACGGCTGA
- a CDS encoding aldo/keto reductase: protein MEYTTLGDTGMTVSKICLGCMSFGSGHDWMLDREESRELIERAIDLGVTFFDTANVYSTGESEEILGDVLADYDRDRMVVATKVYGEMDDSNPNSGGLSRKTIEQELAASLDRLGMDTVDLYQIHRFDDETPIEETLRALDDAVRRGQTRYVGASSMWAHQFADALYTSDRLGLERFATMQNLYNLVYREEEREMLPLCEKEGVGVIPWSPVAAGYLARPYEEDDATTRGEHEASLERPYREGGGEEINRRVAELADENGVKMAQIALAWQFHKDVVDAPIVGTSSIEHLEDAVEALDIDLRDSDIQYLEEPYEPVPISGHE, encoded by the coding sequence ATGGAGTACACCACCCTGGGCGACACCGGGATGACCGTCTCGAAGATCTGTCTCGGCTGTATGAGCTTCGGGAGCGGACACGACTGGATGCTCGACCGCGAGGAGAGCCGGGAGCTGATCGAGCGGGCGATCGACCTCGGAGTGACCTTCTTCGACACCGCGAACGTCTACTCCACCGGCGAAAGCGAGGAGATCCTCGGGGATGTCCTCGCCGACTACGACCGCGACCGGATGGTCGTCGCGACCAAGGTGTACGGCGAGATGGACGATTCGAACCCCAACTCCGGCGGGCTCTCGCGGAAGACGATCGAACAGGAGCTCGCCGCCTCGCTGGATCGCCTGGGAATGGACACCGTCGATCTCTACCAGATCCACCGCTTTGACGACGAGACGCCCATCGAGGAGACGCTCCGGGCGCTCGACGACGCCGTCCGGCGGGGACAGACCCGGTACGTCGGCGCCTCCTCGATGTGGGCCCACCAGTTCGCCGATGCGCTGTACACTAGCGATCGGCTGGGTCTCGAGCGGTTCGCGACGATGCAGAACCTCTACAACCTGGTCTACCGGGAGGAAGAACGCGAGATGCTGCCGTTATGCGAGAAGGAGGGCGTCGGGGTGATCCCGTGGAGCCCCGTGGCGGCGGGGTACCTGGCGCGCCCGTACGAAGAGGACGACGCGACGACCCGGGGCGAACACGAGGCGTCGCTGGAGCGACCCTACCGCGAGGGTGGTGGCGAGGAGATCAACCGCCGGGTCGCGGAACTGGCCGACGAGAACGGCGTGAAGATGGCCCAGATCGCGCTGGCCTGGCAGTTCCACAAAGACGTCGTCGACGCGCCGATCGTTGGCACATCGAGCATCGAACACCTGGAAGACGCCGTCGAGGCACTCGATATCGACCTGCGCGACAGCGATATTCAGTACCTGGAGGAGCCCTACGAGCCGGTCCCGATCAGCGGTCACGAGTGA
- a CDS encoding cupredoxin domain-containing protein, translating into MNRRMVLAASGAVLAGGAGCLEDEDPDQDPDPAENDAYVRPDDDPETVPPELVCDDDEFERRSGWIDEDDLQWGDLTDEDGEVVFELRTDSLEVSRGEDVTFTLRNVSGAQQETGNIHKANFDVYTEAGWQDPRGWPDGVPKPITDELWTWSPGESHEVTFEMTEQGVVDGAYHAHHDDLVTCPDLPPGRYRFATAAPDQGDVAVAFDLVE; encoded by the coding sequence ATGAACCGACGGATGGTCCTCGCCGCTTCTGGAGCGGTTCTCGCCGGGGGTGCCGGATGTCTTGAGGACGAGGACCCGGATCAGGATCCAGATCCGGCAGAAAACGACGCATACGTTCGGCCGGACGACGATCCGGAGACGGTTCCGCCCGAACTCGTGTGTGACGATGACGAGTTCGAGCGTCGGAGTGGGTGGATCGACGAGGACGATCTCCAGTGGGGCGACCTGACTGACGAAGACGGGGAGGTGGTGTTCGAGCTTCGGACCGATTCCCTCGAGGTCTCTCGGGGAGAGGACGTGACGTTCACGCTGCGGAACGTGAGCGGCGCACAACAGGAAACCGGAAACATCCACAAGGCCAACTTCGACGTGTATACCGAGGCGGGGTGGCAGGATCCCCGAGGCTGGCCCGACGGGGTTCCGAAGCCGATCACCGACGAGCTGTGGACGTGGAGCCCCGGGGAGAGCCACGAGGTGACCTTCGAGATGACCGAACAGGGAGTCGTCGACGGGGCCTACCACGCACACCACGACGATCTCGTTACGTGTCCCGATCTCCCGCCGGGGCGGTACCGGTTCGCCACCGCGGCGCCCGACCAGGGCGACGTGGCAGTCGCGTTCGATCTGGTCGAGTAA
- a CDS encoding DUF4440 domain-containing protein — translation MPSHATCRREIESLHAFFVDWYTGQATANAYDRVERALGADFEMVTPDGERREYAAVVDAIRNRYADREPGTFDIEIRNVETRYANDDCRLLRYEEWQETPDGTTGRVSTVLFEEDPDAPGDVVWRDLHETWLDGPDSDQA, via the coding sequence ATGCCATCACACGCCACCTGTCGTCGGGAGATCGAATCGCTCCACGCGTTCTTCGTCGACTGGTATACCGGACAGGCCACAGCGAACGCCTACGACCGCGTCGAACGCGCTCTCGGAGCTGACTTCGAGATGGTGACACCTGACGGCGAACGCCGGGAGTACGCAGCCGTCGTTGATGCCATCAGGAACCGTTACGCCGACCGCGAACCCGGAACCTTCGATATCGAGATACGGAACGTCGAAACGCGGTACGCTAACGACGACTGTCGCCTCCTGCGGTACGAGGAATGGCAGGAAACTCCGGACGGAACGACGGGACGGGTGAGTACCGTCCTTTTCGAGGAGGATCCCGACGCGCCGGGTGATGTCGTCTGGCGTGACCTCCACGAGACGTGGCTCGACGGTCCCGATTCGGACCAGGCGTAG
- the surE gene encoding 5'/3'-nucleotidase SurE, with translation MTRPTVLLTNDDGIDAPGLASLYEELTGVADVTVVAPAENQSGVGRIRNGTVTVADHPRGYRVTGTPADCVAFGLGGGVDREFDFVVAGVNDGPNIGNYVVGRSGTVGACIEAAFLGIPGIAVSAYHSQDYHCYPPEQYAFDRPAVVARQLLEQLSSPGIPSELGVLNVNAPVDIASPPFRLTRHVIDYDQRVNYDPGDASIPDGHHESIPDRDVSRSNQEGIDVDLVDKTWPHVEGYENPLGEADQYRDRYPEASDRRALIDGAVSVSPLSPSLSPVESPSLSSLRESLLESIDGS, from the coding sequence GTGACTCGACCGACCGTACTCCTCACCAACGACGACGGCATCGACGCCCCGGGACTCGCCTCGCTGTACGAGGAACTGACCGGAGTCGCCGACGTCACCGTGGTCGCTCCCGCGGAGAACCAAAGCGGCGTCGGCCGGATCCGCAACGGCACAGTGACGGTCGCCGACCATCCCCGGGGGTATCGGGTAACGGGAACTCCAGCCGACTGCGTGGCCTTCGGGCTCGGCGGCGGCGTCGACCGCGAGTTCGACTTCGTCGTGGCGGGCGTCAACGACGGCCCGAACATCGGGAACTACGTCGTTGGACGGTCCGGGACAGTCGGTGCCTGCATCGAGGCTGCCTTTCTCGGAATCCCTGGCATCGCCGTCTCCGCGTATCATTCGCAGGACTATCACTGTTATCCGCCGGAACAATACGCGTTCGATCGTCCAGCCGTCGTCGCACGACAGCTTCTGGAACAGCTTTCGTCGCCGGGGATTCCGTCGGAGCTCGGAGTCTTGAATGTCAACGCTCCAGTCGATATCGCGTCGCCCCCGTTTCGGCTCACTCGCCACGTCATCGATTACGACCAGCGCGTCAATTACGACCCGGGCGATGCGTCGATTCCCGACGGCCACCACGAGTCGATTCCCGACCGGGATGTGAGTCGATCCAACCAGGAGGGAATCGACGTTGATCTCGTCGACAAAACCTGGCCCCACGTCGAGGGATACGAGAACCCCCTCGGGGAGGCGGATCAGTATCGGGATCGCTACCCCGAAGCCAGCGACCGTCGGGCACTCATCGACGGGGCCGTGAGCGTCTCGCCGCTTTCGCCGTCCCTTTCGCCCGTCGAGTCGCCATCCCTTTCCTCGCTTCGCGAGTCGCTCCTCGAGTCGATCGACGGGAGCTGA
- a CDS encoding glycoside hydrolase family 13 protein, translated as MTQKDTANGVLEPREWWKEAVVYQIYPRSFNDSDGDGIGDIPGIREKVDYLDHLGVDCVWLNPVYESPQVDNGYDVSDYRAINPEYGDMDDWERLLEELHDRDIRLVMDLVLNHTSDQHVWFQRSRDGDEEYADYYFWRDGRGGEGGGKESYPNNWESFFDTPAWSYDDEREQYYLHLFASAQPDLNWENPTVREELYETVNWWLEKGIDGFRLDVINLISKPEGLPNGDPQADTQVGIDQYVDGPRVHEYLDELAEHGFGDYREEVMSVGECVEIDPETALDVTGRKSNALDMTIFFEHVELDRDGWKYSEWNLTDLKTIMSKWQDAVEEGAWVSLYHSNHDQPRGLSRFGDPNYRYESATMLATWLHGHKGTPFVYQGEEIGMTNVDLDSPAELRDVWAQNYWDRKRNAGAEFSEVADRIERFGRDNARTPMQWTDGKHAGFTDGEPWIPVGDDYEECNVERERERDRSILEYYRELIDLRHDDDVLVYGDFELLSPDDEAIYAIRRTLPAADYELLICCNFTDGTPTFETPAEIDFDRAEVALSNELDPDRNPREVDLRPYEAAIYRLY; from the coding sequence ATGACGCAAAAAGATACTGCAAACGGGGTACTCGAGCCTCGGGAGTGGTGGAAGGAGGCCGTGGTCTATCAGATTTATCCGCGGAGCTTCAACGACAGCGACGGCGACGGGATCGGCGACATCCCGGGCATCAGGGAAAAGGTCGACTACCTCGACCATCTCGGCGTCGACTGCGTGTGGCTCAATCCCGTCTACGAGTCACCGCAGGTCGACAACGGGTACGACGTCTCAGATTATCGGGCGATCAACCCGGAGTACGGGGACATGGACGACTGGGAACGGCTGCTCGAGGAACTCCACGACCGGGACATCCGCCTCGTGATGGACCTCGTGTTGAATCACACGTCCGATCAGCACGTCTGGTTCCAGCGGTCCCGCGACGGCGACGAGGAGTATGCGGACTACTACTTCTGGCGGGACGGCCGCGGAGGGGAAGGGGGTGGGAAGGAGAGCTATCCGAACAACTGGGAGTCCTTCTTCGACACCCCGGCCTGGAGCTACGACGACGAACGGGAGCAGTACTACCTCCACCTGTTCGCGTCGGCACAGCCGGATCTCAACTGGGAGAACCCCACGGTCCGGGAGGAGCTGTACGAGACGGTGAACTGGTGGCTCGAAAAGGGCATCGACGGCTTCCGGCTCGACGTCATCAACCTGATCTCGAAGCCCGAGGGGCTCCCGAACGGGGATCCTCAGGCGGACACCCAGGTGGGGATCGACCAGTACGTCGACGGCCCCCGGGTGCACGAATATCTGGACGAACTCGCCGAACACGGCTTCGGCGACTACCGGGAGGAGGTCATGAGCGTCGGTGAATGCGTCGAGATCGACCCCGAGACTGCGCTGGACGTGACTGGCCGGAAGTCGAACGCGCTGGACATGACGATCTTCTTCGAGCACGTGGAACTCGATCGAGACGGCTGGAAATACAGCGAATGGAACCTGACCGACCTCAAGACAATCATGTCGAAGTGGCAAGACGCCGTCGAGGAGGGTGCGTGGGTGAGCCTCTATCACTCCAACCACGACCAGCCGCGGGGACTGTCCCGGTTCGGCGACCCAAACTACCGCTACGAGTCCGCCACGATGCTCGCGACGTGGCTCCACGGCCACAAGGGGACTCCGTTCGTGTACCAGGGCGAGGAGATCGGAATGACGAACGTCGATCTCGACTCGCCGGCGGAGCTGCGGGACGTGTGGGCCCAAAACTACTGGGACCGCAAGCGGAACGCCGGCGCGGAGTTCTCCGAGGTCGCAGACCGGATCGAGCGGTTCGGACGCGACAACGCCCGAACCCCGATGCAGTGGACCGACGGGAAACACGCCGGCTTCACCGACGGCGAGCCCTGGATTCCGGTCGGGGACGACTACGAGGAGTGCAACGTCGAGCGCGAACGGGAGCGGGATCGCTCGATCCTCGAGTACTACAGGGAACTGATCGACCTCCGGCACGATGACGACGTCCTGGTGTACGGAGACTTCGAACTCCTCTCGCCCGACGACGAGGCGATCTACGCGATCCGGCGGACGCTTCCGGCGGCGGACTACGAACTCCTGATCTGCTGCAACTTCACCGACGGGACTCCGACCTTCGAGACGCCCGCCGAGATCGACTTCGATCGCGCCGAGGTCGCGCTGTCGAACGAACTCGATCCCGACCGAAATCCCCGCGAGGTCGATCTGCGACCCTACGAGGCCGCGATCTATCGGCTATACTGA
- a CDS encoding type II/IV secretion system ATPase subunit has protein sequence MDGTQARSKGTAEGSSSSAGRDANGSGTVTVPPPEPPDSPDAWYAPNVRAQYEVIEGVVATIRETGGKFRYDVREPGLATAGRDGLRTAREYFSAGSHRRPLTREGAIERARRGFAPKYERALDRLLDVSPAARRRIDYHALSALRLFDDLTPVALDGRVEVADVGDDAELVVHTDRFAPVHTGYAGDARFAERVAGERLGTYSVEFAGFEVDVVIYREHLLGSDQFTTKYAVLEPDLLPGDEQLIRECKQRIWETNVTRVLEDRGSFVEERARQFLSRRLTARNTRAWLDATRYRLRSALAAYDLAVPPVDSRFAPDRLDDLVYYVLRDLVGQDILTVPIRDPHLEDVEANRIDERVKVIPRTGTLPSASVGGDRVPTNLRFDEETRFVNVVTQLAAHDGTELNAATPSAKVNLDLDGVEQTVRCAVALPVISEDGPHVSIRKQATDILTPVDLVENDTLSTELVTLLWLLYEHHGVGLFCGPTGAGKTTLLNAHMSFVGFDDRPISIDEGSREVVFPHETGISLSTREHENEYKRVTMAELMTETNYLTPDVEVIAEINTPASFETFAETLNTGHGLLGTLHAEDVETLVNRLIEQGVPSYLLCEIDLVVFPRHVDGERYVGRIVEFLSASEFEELPESALETTPDDRAGTVSKGRSEIHWNTVAWRTTDGEFRLAYDHPDLRTGDETGEPTASDRGRPESGTTDPGEERVGFRFFHRLAERTDRPVSAVEREFHRKHRYVEYLVREGVTDVDELFSFLADLTADEAATVERVSRGRSGTESATGRSRPGDGR, from the coding sequence ATGGATGGGACGCAAGCCCGATCTAAGGGCACAGCCGAGGGATCGTCGTCGAGCGCCGGACGGGACGCGAACGGAAGCGGAACTGTGACCGTACCGCCGCCGGAGCCGCCGGACAGTCCAGACGCGTGGTACGCGCCGAACGTCCGCGCCCAGTACGAGGTTATCGAGGGCGTCGTCGCGACGATCCGGGAGACCGGCGGAAAGTTCCGGTACGACGTCCGCGAACCGGGGCTTGCGACCGCCGGCCGCGACGGCCTCCGGACCGCCCGGGAGTACTTCTCGGCGGGGAGTCACCGCCGACCGTTGACGCGGGAGGGTGCAATCGAGCGCGCCAGGAGGGGCTTTGCCCCCAAATACGAACGGGCGCTCGATCGCCTGCTCGACGTCTCGCCTGCGGCCCGGCGACGGATCGACTATCACGCCCTCTCTGCGTTGCGGCTGTTCGACGATCTCACTCCGGTCGCGCTGGACGGACGCGTCGAGGTCGCCGACGTCGGGGACGACGCAGAACTCGTCGTCCACACCGATCGGTTCGCGCCGGTTCATACGGGCTACGCCGGCGACGCCAGGTTCGCCGAACGCGTCGCAGGCGAGCGGCTCGGCACCTACAGCGTCGAGTTCGCGGGGTTCGAGGTCGACGTCGTGATCTACCGGGAGCATCTCCTCGGTTCCGACCAGTTCACGACGAAATACGCCGTCCTGGAGCCGGATCTGCTGCCGGGCGACGAACAACTCATTCGGGAGTGCAAGCAGCGCATCTGGGAGACGAATGTCACCCGCGTGCTGGAGGATCGCGGATCGTTCGTCGAGGAACGGGCCAGACAGTTCCTCTCCCGGCGGCTCACCGCCCGAAACACCCGGGCGTGGCTCGATGCCACCCGATACCGCCTCCGGTCGGCGCTTGCGGCGTACGACCTGGCGGTTCCGCCCGTCGATTCCCGGTTCGCGCCGGACCGTCTCGACGACCTGGTGTACTACGTGCTGCGGGATCTCGTCGGACAGGACATTCTCACCGTACCGATCCGGGATCCCCATCTCGAGGACGTCGAGGCCAATCGGATCGACGAACGGGTGAAGGTGATCCCGCGGACGGGAACGCTCCCGTCGGCCAGCGTCGGCGGCGACCGCGTGCCGACGAACCTCCGGTTCGACGAGGAGACCCGGTTCGTCAACGTCGTTACCCAACTCGCGGCCCACGACGGCACCGAACTCAACGCCGCAACGCCAAGCGCGAAGGTGAACCTCGACCTCGACGGCGTCGAACAGACGGTCCGCTGTGCGGTCGCGCTGCCGGTCATCAGCGAGGACGGTCCACACGTTTCGATCCGAAAACAGGCGACTGACATCCTCACACCCGTCGATCTCGTGGAGAACGATACGCTCTCGACGGAGCTGGTTACGCTGCTGTGGCTGCTGTACGAACACCACGGAGTCGGGCTGTTCTGCGGTCCGACCGGGGCCGGCAAAACCACACTCCTGAACGCGCACATGTCCTTCGTCGGGTTCGACGATCGACCGATCAGCATCGACGAGGGTTCCCGTGAGGTCGTGTTCCCCCACGAGACGGGCATCTCGCTTTCGACCCGGGAACACGAAAACGAGTACAAGCGCGTCACGATGGCGGAGTTGATGACCGAGACGAACTACCTCACTCCCGACGTCGAGGTCATCGCGGAGATCAACACGCCGGCGTCGTTCGAAACGTTTGCTGAGACGCTGAACACGGGCCATGGGCTGTTGGGAACGCTGCACGCCGAAGACGTCGAGACGCTGGTCAACCGGCTGATCGAACAGGGAGTCCCGTCGTATCTGCTCTGCGAGATCGACCTCGTGGTGTTCCCCCGTCACGTCGACGGCGAGCGGTACGTCGGACGGATCGTCGAGTTCCTCTCGGCGTCGGAGTTCGAGGAGCTTCCCGAAAGCGCACTGGAAACGACCCCGGACGATCGGGCCGGCACCGTCTCGAAGGGACGAAGCGAAATCCACTGGAACACGGTCGCCTGGAGGACGACGGACGGGGAGTTCCGACTCGCCTACGACCACCCGGACCTCCGGACGGGAGACGAAACTGGAGAACCGACCGCCTCCGACCGCGGCCGACCGGAAAGCGGGACGACAGATCCAGGCGAGGAACGCGTCGGATTCCGGTTTTTCCACCGGTTGGCCGAACGAACTGACCGCCCGGTGTCGGCAGTCGAACGGGAGTTCCACCGGAAACACCGCTACGTCGAGTATCTGGTCCGGGAAGGGGTCACCGACGTCGACGAACTGTTCTCCTTCCTGGCCGACCTGACTGCCGACGAGGCGGCGACCGTCGAGCGCGTGAGCCGCGGACGTTCGGGGACAGAGTC